In one window of Dokdonia sp. PRO95 DNA:
- a CDS encoding NUDIX domain-containing protein, which produces MNTRIKNIKEELISDQWATLKKVHFDYQNEDGSWDQVRREVYDRGDGACALLYNVNRQTVLLIKQFRLPAYLNEHDGFLVEACAGMIEDETPEQTIIREIEEEMGYRIDSLTKAGDFFMTPGASTERIHMFLASYEEKQKVSDGGGLATEHEDITVVEYAFAKALKALKNGEIRDAKTVILLQNLALSGIMERSN; this is translated from the coding sequence ATGAATACACGTATAAAAAATATAAAGGAAGAGCTCATAAGTGACCAGTGGGCAACGCTTAAAAAAGTCCATTTTGATTATCAGAATGAAGATGGCTCTTGGGATCAGGTGCGCCGCGAAGTTTATGATCGTGGTGATGGAGCTTGCGCGCTGCTTTATAATGTAAATAGGCAAACGGTATTACTCATAAAACAATTTAGACTGCCAGCTTATCTTAATGAGCACGATGGTTTCCTCGTTGAGGCATGTGCAGGCATGATAGAAGATGAGACCCCAGAGCAAACGATTATTAGGGAGATAGAAGAGGAGATGGGTTACCGCATTGATAGCCTTACGAAGGCGGGTGACTTTTTTATGACTCCTGGCGCAAGTACGGAGCGTATTCATATGTTTCTTGCGTCATATGAGGAAAAACAAAAAGTAAGTGATGGTGGTGGTTTGGCAACAGAACATGAAGATATTACTGTGGTTGAGTACGCTTTCGCGAAAGCGTTAAAAGCATTAAAAAATGGTGAGATAAGAGATGCAAAAACCGTAATCTTGCTGCAAAATTTGGCGCTTTCTGGAATCATGGAAAGATCTAACTAG